The genomic segment ATGGAAATCTTATCGTCACCTCCACTGCTATAACTTGAGCATAGCCACCATCGTCACTCCCTAGATTGTAGCAATAGACTTCTAAGTTCTCCCAACTTAAACTTTCACCCGCTCATGGTCTATTCTTATTTAGCAGTGAGATAGTTAAGACTGTCACTTATCTATTTGAAACCCTCCAAAGACTTCCCGTCTCACTTAAAGTAAAAATCAAAGACTAAAGAGTGGTCCACAAGACTCTCCTACAGGATCCGACTCCCACCTACATCTCCCTCTGACAACCTCAGCAACCTGTTCCTCACTGCTAGCCTAGAATATGTTCTTTGTACCTGTCAAGCACTCTCTGGCCTCAGAGCATTTTCCTCGCTATACTCTCTTAAGGAGTATCACCTCCTTGGATTTTACCTTCTCAAAGAAACCTATCCCAATACCCCAACGTAACTTGTGACACCATCCCTTCTCTATTTCCCTTGAGAATCAGGGCTATCCATTTCTCCATGACACATATGACCTTCTGACACACACGATAATTTACTTATTTGGAGGGGTTATGGTTGATTGTTTCTCTTCCACCAAAGAATATAAAGTGTCTTTGAACAGGCATCattgcatattttatttgttgCAATATCCTCACAGCTTTGAAAAGCACACCTTTTAGGTcatcaatacatatttattgaatgagtgatttgcttgaacccagattAACTATTTTAGCTCGTGCAGACACATTCCATATTGCTCATTTTCCAAATTAGATGTGGTTCTGCAGAAATGGAGAAAGTCACATACAGACTGCTGCCACTAAGTTTTCAGTGTGATGTATTTGGGAATGTTTTGATGTCTTAAAGGAAGGAGACTTTTGTGAATAAAACACCAGTTATAaagttttatgaaatataaaatagctCTCATCTTGATCCCTAAATAAGCTATGTGTCCAAATAGCTTTAAGTCCAGGGCAGGCCCATCAATGGAGACTCTTTATAATTGGAACTAATCTTCAGACTATCTTCAGTAAGTGGCAGACTCTATGAGGCTTTGATATAATGCTTATCCCAATTTCCACATGGAGCACCATAATAATTCACTaggataaaaatttaaattacttcaTAAATGAGGGCAAAACAGACTGGGGACCCAGACACAACTCTGGGTGAATTTTGTAATATCCAGTCttttccaagggaaaaaaaaagtctcaggcAATATAGATGTTGAtcaaaaagtaggccaggcatggtggctcacacctgtaatctcagcacttggggatgccaaggcaggtggatcacttgtggtcaaaagttcaagaccagcctggccaacatggtaaaaccctgtctctactaaaaatataaaaattagccagatgcaatggcgcacacctgtaattcctgctacttgggaggctgaggcaggagaatctcttgaacccaggaggcagaggttgcagtgagccaagaccataccactacactacagcctgagcaacaaacaCAGTgggacctgtctcaaaaaaaaaaaaaaaaaaaaaaaggcaggttgAGCAGCATTCAGACCCATCCTGTCTAAAGCAATGATTATAATGTGAAATAGTATTTTAAACTACATCCAAATTTAACATATCACAGCGATTATATCACACAAATGCAAGCAGATTCAGAACCTTAAGGTTTTatctatgaaaaagaaatatcaaacaCACTTTATATCTGAATTTAGCTCAACAGACTATGGTCgatccattttattttaatatcaaagGACAGTAGGGCCCAGACTTCAAACTAATATCCTTCAAGCATTCATGTTTTAATTAGATGCCATCTGTATTCTATGATTCCTATTATTTCAGAATCTGGGAGTGAGTAAAGCTGACCTAAATCTAAAGTTCTTTGATTTCAAAAAGAGCCCTGTGCTCAGCTTAGCACCACACTGGAAGGAGCAAGACAAGAAACAACCCATGAAAGCATATAAATTCTTCGACATCACACAGcttttgtctatttctttctatcattctataaaataatgttacCAATTTAAACACTAGTCAAACATCAAAAGAGATCGGGGTAAGACTTATCTATTCCACATCCATTTTAATACGTTTTTTATACTCAAGATactatttctgaaaataatagATTGCAATAAAAAAAGCAGGCCGACTTTCTGATTTTTACCTAAAGAGATAATATAGCAAGATGCAAGGaggaaataaacatgaaaaagaataGCACTGTCTCATAGtccattctattctatttttgcAGAAGTTATTATAAATTTTACCCATGATAAgaagctttatttttctgttcaaagAAATCGATTGATATTTTTACTGGTAGTTAAATTATAATCATTCTTCTTATTTTCCTGTTCATCAAATTTACCAtgcatttctttgaattttctttacTTGGAAAtgttttacaaagtaaaaagCAAATGCTGAAAATTTTTCAATGTTGGGTGCAAGAAGAAAGCCCAAAAACAATAGGTCTTCAATAAACAGGCCTTTAATGTATCAAAAGCTCTTTGGGGCTCACCCTCTTCCAACTCTCTGACTATATGCAAAACAGGAGAAAGCATAAAGTGCaatgaaacacacacagaaatgctTTGAAAAAGTTTTTAGAGTAAAATCacttttcacaaaacaaaaagaataagtaTATGGCAGCATGGTTTAAAAAATGATAGTTAATGCACTCAGGAAACAGTAACGGTTAGATTATCAGTTAGTTTTAAATActctacaaatacattttataatcacatatatgtatttaaaatataataaacaggTTAATTTACCTCAAATAAGTAGGATTTTCAATTTAGAATCACAGAAAAAGTTAAATTGTATCCATCTCATTTGCTTTGAATGTTTAAAATGCAAGGACTTAATCTCTaatacattttgtaaatgaacccaaaattatataaattggGAATTCTGGTTATAATTCCTTAATAATGATTTTCTTCATGAGAATTATAAAGTCAGGCTAAATCGCTAACATGAgttatttctttgtagcaataaatCGTGGTAAAAAAGAACATGGCTTCAAGAATCAACAGacttaatattatataaatgtcagCTCCGTAACAGACCCATGACCTGGACAATTATTcactgaacttcagtttcttgGTGTACAAAATAGGGAAAATAGTATTATCAACTTCATATAGTTATAAAACTTAACTGATGTaatctattttaattaatttttcaacTATTTTATATACTAGCATagttcctgacccacagaaagcATTTGATATTGCTGCTATTATTACTATCAGATTATAAGGCCAATCGTCTTATGTCTCCACACACAGCCTTCTGGGATCATCTTCTGTATATTTGGTCAggttgttttccatttctgaaatgCCAACTTCTTTCCTCTTCATTAAGTTAAATCCTAAATATTTCCGACAGGCCTGACATTTTTTTATAACTTCCCTTACTAATCATGTTCCATCACATTACTCCTGTTATATTGAACTCAGTTGGTGATTATTTATAATCTGACTTACACATTTAATTTTGCCTTATATTGGTTTTCTAGCTGTATTATAGATTTAATAACTGTATATAGCCTCTCTAAATTGTGTATGTTTTTTCTACTGATTAAAATTGAATTGttctaagacaaaaaaaaaaaaatctcttactTCCCTTTAAAAGAAACCACACACACTCCAAAGAAAGCTAGTGTAGTGGTATacacatagtaggtatttaatGCATGCTTTTGACTTGAATTGTATTGTGACATCATTTACAAGATAATGAGTGTCACTTTATCCCTTCAACATGACAttcatcatctgtaaagtgataGTGAAACACACTCTCCATGGTATTTCAAAGCTCTAAAACGACATTATTTCAATGTACTGAGCTGAAAATCACCACCCCTTCTTATGCAGGCactttaattgttttattttattgatataacAGCTATCAAATTCTGGGTGTGGGTGATCCACAATCTGAATTACTTGAGAATAGTTGGGAAGCCAGCATGCCTTAGCGTAGAGTTGCCTTCTGCTAGGAGAATGGGCTTGAATATGTCACAGGCCTGGATCTaagataatattccattttatattaaTCCTGTCTACTATTCCATCAATACAGGATATTTGGATGGATGCTAGGGTCCCTGTTAATAAATCATCAGAAACATATCATAGTCCTGAATCTcaactattttcttttaattctgtcaTTAGGGCCAATGGTATAACTCATATTATGCCTGAGGAAAAATAATACTCTTGGAGTCATAGATATAAGACATTAGGCAGAGAAAGAGgattttcaaaatcaaataatTTGACTGAAACACATAATTCTATACAGATTATAATTCATTTACACATTCAAATATACCAAGTCCTGGTACCCTCTTgcactttttcttccttcttgtaGAGGCACAATTAATACTATAATTATTGATTTCTgccttggggggaaaaaaagattctTCCCTGTTTCAAAATAAGCATGCACCATGCAACATGCAAAAAGTACctttgatttcttattttctggGCCTGTTGACATGGACAATGCACAAGGTGAAATCAGCTCCTCTGTTCTTGTTAGAGATATGGGAAGTGATGGGGTTGAAACAGGTGACCTGTGGTTGGGGGTGCTGCTTTCAGATTTCCCAAGTCTTGAAGGCAGGGTACCACTGCCACAATGTGGATGCAGAGCTGAGGGACTGAGCTGGGGCACCAGGGTGGGCAGATTGGCACGAGGGAGAGAGGAGGACCTCAAGTTGGGAAGAGAGGCAGAGCTAGTACTGGAGATAGGGAGTGAAGGAAGAGCTGAAGGATTCAGCTCCTGGCCAGATAGTTGGGATGATGCTCTTTTAGATCTGTTTATCAGGCTTGAAAGAGCTGGGGAAGGATGGaaacatttctctgaagaagagAACGTAGCTCTTTGATTAATAGTAGGAGATAGAGAAGACAATGCAGAGGAGGCTAATGTAGAAGGGTAGGTGTGAATGTTTCTGGGGTTTTCTGGACCCCTGAGGTCACCATCCTGTTTACTCtttaaagaggaaagagaagagcttGGTGGAACAGGAGGAAGACCCACAGAACTTGATGCACTGGTTTGTAGCAGGGAAAGCATGGTATTGTTCTTCAAAGTAGGTGATGGTGTTCTCTCTACATTCATGGAAGCAAGGCTGCTACTAGCCTGTTTTGTAGGAGAGAGGGAGGGCGCCTGAGAAAGTGGGGTAGACTTGGTGAAAACAGGCAGGTGAAAAGATTGCTGGGTCAACTCAGAAACCTGGCATTCCCCTTGATCTAGAGACCCGGCTCTCAGGGAACAACTTGAGAGAGATTTTTTAGGCGTGGGTGGGGTCTGCTTTGCTTTTTGATCAAGTGTGAGCGAGGAAGAGGCCGGGGAGTTGAGAGAGAAGGTGGGACAGGATGCAGGGGAAAAGGGTCTTTGGTGGGAAGGGTTTGACTTGAGAATGGCAGTGAGAAGGGCAAGCCGGGAAGGCACCGGGGATTTTACCCCTGACTTTGAAAGATTTCCACTAGATGACATTTGGCTGCAGATGGTGGAAGAAGAGCCGTGGAAAGAGGAGGTAAATGGTTTGGGGCTCGGAGACAGTGAATGCGTGACAATGCGGACTGGTATGTACAAGGCTGAATTCGACTTCAGAGAAGCACTGGAGGACGATGGAGGAGAAGAGGTTCTCGGATTTTCTCCGCGACTAAGGACATGCGAGGTTAAACTTGTCTTCTTGAGAACTTCAGAGGTCAGTCCAGGCTTTGGATCTGCCGCAGTTGAACTGGGTAAGTTAGAACCTGATAGTTGAGTGGAATGGGGAAACAGTAACGTCGAGGAGGTGCCCTTCGATGCAGAAAAGGGTGTAGAGTGAGCGGTAGTTTGAAAATACGTAGCTGATTCTTCCACCACGGCCCCACCGACATCCAGCCTCCTAGTGTGGAACTCCTCTAGGACAGAGGCTCCCTCGAGGTGAACTGGGTCGGGTGGTGCGTTCGGATTAGTTGGAGAAACAAAGGAGAAAGCAGGTGGTTTACAGGCAAGCTGCTCAGAGGTAGTGGAAGAAGAAGTTAACTAGAGGAAAGAGAAATAGACAGATTGAAATGGGACATTATTTCTGAAACGATCAAAATATTCTTGTCACTTGTGCGATTATGCAAACAATTTACACAAAAGGAGGCAACTTAAACCTCCATAAAAACGAAGGAAATTCTGTTTTGCTAATGAGGCCTTGCTCTGAATTTGAAATAAGATACAAATAAGCTGTGAAGTATTACATCCTATACCTCATTTATCCCACAGAatgaaatcaatataaaattatattgcatAGTTGGAAGATAATTCGTCGACATCATCTAAAATAGTTATCTTAATTTTGAATTGTGTGATTTGGAAAGATTTAAATCACCATCAGTATAAATTGCAAATttcactttggaaaactattttcTTCTATTGTAAGAATATAAAGCATGATATTATAATAACGACTACAagccttaaaaaaattttaacacacTCCAAGGGTTTAAAATTCTAAGTTTCTACTACTTCACTCCTACATGCTGTGAACTTGGAAAAGTGCCTAGAATTCAAAAGATGAAACCCCCAATATCAACACAGAATGATAAATTGAGGGATTGAAAGCAAAGTCCAAATTAGACAGGAAGTTTTAGCttatttttcctaattatttGCCAGAATGAATATTTACCGTGAACACACAATGAATATTTAACAAATGATTTGGGTTATGCTGGAAGAAATAGGCTCTCTTGCATCAAAAGAAGCCAGAACACTTTACAAATATAATCCACTTGAATCAAGGAAACCCACCAATccaaataaagaggaaataaagaaaccaaataaagaggaaataaagaacaATTCATCATTTTACAAGAGAAGCTAGGGAGAGCCTGTGAAACAACTGGATGTAGGTAGCCTtgtgccattttaaaaatcatctagtACTTTAAGATAAGTACTGAAGTTATAAATACTTTGAACACCTTTTAAACAGAGGTTTCCCTTAAAAGTCATTGATTTGATTATgtcaatatataaaagaaatataaacatgcATGTCTAATAAAGAATTTAGGGAATatcaatcatttaaaatatcaataaatattaagaTTAACATATAGATGTTGCATTAAGCACATAGCAGGaaactgtatataaatataacaaactTAGCAAAATCTttacaaataaagtaaaagatATTTATTGATTTCGCTTATAACATTTTCAGATTTCCATCAGACCTAATGCAGAGGTTTTCATGTCATATAGTTTTaatctctaaaaaatttaaaactggcAAATTTAAACAACTCATCCCAAACTTCCAAGTTTCTAAGTAAACATACCCAAAATAGTCCTTTCttttatacataaatttatatgtatCTTTGCAACATGGAAGAATACAAACATTTCTTGCTACATAAATAATACCTGAATATTTTAGCAtaactcagaatatgagaaaatcAGATATAATTGAAAGTCAAGCAGAATTGAATCAAGTGGAGGAAGAAAACTTAGCAATTCACTCTTGTAAGTTTTACTTAGAAACAACTCTGCTTAGCCAATGTTTATGTAACTGATTCATGTGGTTAGAGATATATTTAAATCCAAACACTGCTAGCTGGGCAGCTGAATGTTTCTGTCACTACAAGCATGACAATGTCTTATCTGGAGTTATGCAATCATTTGTAGTTAAATATGTAATTAATGTTTAAGAAATTGTTCTCTTAGGGTAAATagtatattcagatttttttttaaccacaaatGAAAAGTCTTCTCTAATTGCTTCCTATGATTGATCTCTCCTATTGAAAAGAATATAGAAACATTTCTAGACTGTGTAGTGTGTCTTTGCATGTTGTACTATGCCTAGAATAGCTGTTTGGTAAAGAATTCTGTAAATTAATAATGGCAGTCACAAAACTCTCATTACCCTTTCAGTTCTGCTGTT from the Macaca mulatta isolate MMU2019108-1 chromosome 4, T2T-MMU8v2.0, whole genome shotgun sequence genome contains:
- the MLIP gene encoding muscular LMNA-interacting protein isoform X25; this translates as MRAILIHISQVSAGGSEAKPLIFTFVPTVRRLPTHTQLTDTSKFLVKIPEESSDKSPETVNRSKSNDYLTLNAGSQQERDKATLTCPSEVSGTILQEREFEANKLQGMQQSDLFKAEYVLIVDSEGEDEATSRKVEQGPPGGIGTAAVRPKSLAISSSLVSDVVRPKTQGTDLKASSHPEMLHGIAPQQKHGQLTSSSTTSEQLACKPPAFSFVSPTNPNAPPDPVHLEGASVLEEFHTRRLDVGGAVVEESATYFQTTAHSTPFSASKGTSSTLLFPHSTQLSGSNLPSSTAADPKPGLTSEVLKKTSLTSHVLSRGENPRTSSPPSSSSASLKSNSALYIPVRIVTHSLSPSPKPFTSSFHGSSSTICSQMSSSGNLSKSGVKSPVPSRLALLTAILKSNPSHQRPFSPASCPTFSLNSPASSSLTLDQKAKQTPPTPKKSLSSCSLRAGSLDQGECQVSELTQQSFHLPVFTKSTPLSQAPSLSPTKQASSSLASMNVERTPSPTLKNNTMLSLLQTSASSSVGLPPVPPSSSLSSLKSKQDGDLRGPENPRNIHTYPSTLASSALSSLSPTINQRATFSSSEKCFHPSPALSSLINRSKRASSQLSGQELNPSALPSLPISSTSSASLPNLRSSSLPRANLPTLVPQLSPSALHPHCGSGTLPSRLGKSESSTPNHRSPVSTPSLPISLTRTEELISPCALSMSTGPENKKSKQYKTKSSYKAFAAIPTNTLLLEQKALDEPAKTESVSKDNTLEPPVETPTTLPRAAGRETKYANLSSPSSTVSESQLTKPGVIRPVPVKSRILLKQEEEVYEPNPFSKYLEDNSDLFSEQLSHPMAAIPEHEALDSKE
- the MLIP gene encoding muscular LMNA-interacting protein isoform X7 codes for the protein MRAILIHISQVSAGGSEAKPLIFTFVPTVRRLPTHTQLTDTSKFLVKIPEESSDKSPETVNRSKSNDYLTLNAGSQQERDKATLTCPSEVSGTILQEREFEANKLQGMQQSDLFKAEYVLIVDSEGEDEATSRKVEQGPPGGIGTAAVRPKSLAISSSLVSDVVRPKTQGTDLKASSHPEMLHGIAPQQKHGQLTSSSTTSEQLACKPPAFSFVSPTNPNAPPDPVHLEGASVLEEFHTRRLDVGGAVVEESATYFQTTAHSTPFSASKGTSSTLLFPHSTQLSGSNLPSSTAADPKPGLTSEVLKKTSLTSHVLSRGENPRTSSPPSSSSASLKSNSALYIPVRIVTHSLSPSPKPFTSSFHGSSSTICSQMSSSGNLSKSGVKSPVPSRLALLTAILKSNPSHQRPFSPASCPTFSLNSPASSSLTLDQKAKQTPPTPKKSLSSCSLRAGSLDQGECQVSELTQQSFHLPVFTKSTPLSQAPSLSPTKQASSSLASMNVERTPSPTLKNNTMLSLLQTSASSSVGLPPVPPSSSLSSLKSKQDGDLRGPENPRNIHTYPSTLASSALSSLSPTINQRATFSSSEKCFHPSPALSSLINRSKRASSQLSGQELNPSALPSLPISSTSSASLPNLRSSSLPRANLPTLVPQLSPSALHPHCGSGTLPSRLGKSESSTPNHRSPVSTPSLPISLTRTEELISPCALSMSTGPENKKSKQYKTKSSYKAFAAIPTNTLLLEQKALDEPAKTESVSKDNTLEPPVEHSSDSPSRSPKTLLGSDTVKTPTTLPRAAGRETKYANLSSPSSTVSESQLTKPGVIRPVPVKSRILLKQEEEVYEPNPFSKYLEDNSDLFSEQDVTVPPKPVSLHPLYQTKLYPPAKSLLHPQTLSQADCLAPGPFSHLSFSLSDEQDESHTLLSHNACNKLSHPMAAIPEHEALDSKE
- the MLIP gene encoding muscular LMNA-interacting protein isoform X31 encodes the protein MQQSDLFKAEYVLIVDSEGEDEATSRKVEQGPPGGIGTAAVRPKSLAISSSLVSDVVRPKTQGTDLKASSHPEMLHGIAPQQKHGQLTSSSTTSEQLACKPPAFSFVSPTNPNAPPDPVHLEGASVLEEFHTRRLDVGGAVVEESATYFQTTAHSTPFSASKGTSSTLLFPHSTQLSGSNLPSSTAADPKPGLTSEVLKKTSLTSHVLSRGENPRTSSPPSSSSASLKSNSALYIPVRIVTHSLSPSPKPFTSSFHGSSSTICSQMSSSGNLSKSGVKSPVPSRLALLTAILKSNPSHQRPFSPASCPTFSLNSPASSSLTLDQKAKQTPPTPKKSLSSCSLRAGSLDQGECQVSELTQQSFHLPVFTKSTPLSQAPSLSPTKQASSSLASMNVERTPSPTLKNNTMLSLLQTSASSSVGLPPVPPSSSLSSLKSKQDGDLRGPENPRNIHTYPSTLASSALSSLSPTINQRATFSSSEKCFHPSPALSSLINRSKRASSQLSGQELNPSALPSLPISSTSSASLPNLRSSSLPRANLPTLVPQLSPSALHPHCGSGTLPSRLGKSESSTPNHRSPVSTPSLPISLTRTEELISPCALSMSTGPENKKSKQYKTKSSYKAFAAIPTNTLLLEQKALDEPAKTESVSKDNTLEPPVELYFPAQLRQQTEELCATIDKVLQDSLSMHSSDSPSRSPKTLLGSDTVKTPTTLPRAAGRETKYANLSSPSSTVSESQLTKPGVIRPVPVKSRILLKQEEEVYEPNPFSKYLEDNSDLFSEQLSHPMAAIPEHEALDSKE
- the MLIP gene encoding muscular LMNA-interacting protein isoform X29 — translated: MQQSDLFKAEYVLIVDSEGEDEATSRKVEQGPPGGIGTAAVRPKSLAISSSLVSDVVRPKTQGTDLKASSHPEMLHGIAPQQKHGQLTSSSTTSEQLACKPPAFSFVSPTNPNAPPDPVHLEGASVLEEFHTRRLDVGGAVVEESATYFQTTAHSTPFSASKGTSSTLLFPHSTQLSGSNLPSSTAADPKPGLTSEVLKKTSLTSHVLSRGENPRTSSPPSSSSASLKSNSALYIPVRIVTHSLSPSPKPFTSSFHGSSSTICSQMSSSGNLSKSGVKSPVPSRLALLTAILKSNPSHQRPFSPASCPTFSLNSPASSSLTLDQKAKQTPPTPKKSLSSCSLRAGSLDQGECQVSELTQQSFHLPVFTKSTPLSQAPSLSPTKQASSSLASMNVERTPSPTLKNNTMLSLLQTSASSSVGLPPVPPSSSLSSLKSKQDGDLRGPENPRNIHTYPSTLASSALSSLSPTINQRATFSSSEKCFHPSPALSSLINRSKRASSQLSGQELNPSALPSLPISSTSSASLPNLRSSSLPRANLPTLVPQLSPSALHPHCGSGTLPSRLGKSESSTPNHRSPVSTPSLPISLTRTEELISPCALSMSTGPENKKSKQYKTKSSYKAFAAIPTNTLLLEQKALDEPAKTESVSKDNTLEPPVETPTTLPRAAGRETKYANLSSPSSTVSESQLTKPGVIRPVPVKSRILLKQEEEVYEPNPFSKYLEDNSDLFSEQDVTVPPKPVSLHPLYQTKLYPPAKSLLHPQTLSQADCLAPGPFSHLSFSLSDEQDESHTLLSHNACNKLSHPMAAIPEHEALDSKE
- the MLIP gene encoding muscular LMNA-interacting protein isoform X5; amino-acid sequence: MEIEKHEKRSLLNKNLEEKLTVSAGGSEAKPLIFTFVPTVRRLPTHTQLTDTSKFLVKIPEESSDKSPETVNRSKSNDYLTLNAGSQQERDKATLTCPSEVSGTILQEREFEANKLQGMQQSDLFKAEYVLIVDSEGEDEATSRKVEQGPPGGIGTAAVRPKSLAISSSLVSDVVRPKTQGTDLKASSHPEMLHGIAPQQKHGQLTSSSTTSEQLACKPPAFSFVSPTNPNAPPDPVHLEGASVLEEFHTRRLDVGGAVVEESATYFQTTAHSTPFSASKGTSSTLLFPHSTQLSGSNLPSSTAADPKPGLTSEVLKKTSLTSHVLSRGENPRTSSPPSSSSASLKSNSALYIPVRIVTHSLSPSPKPFTSSFHGSSSTICSQMSSSGNLSKSGVKSPVPSRLALLTAILKSNPSHQRPFSPASCPTFSLNSPASSSLTLDQKAKQTPPTPKKSLSSCSLRAGSLDQGECQVSELTQQSFHLPVFTKSTPLSQAPSLSPTKQASSSLASMNVERTPSPTLKNNTMLSLLQTSASSSVGLPPVPPSSSLSSLKSKQDGDLRGPENPRNIHTYPSTLASSALSSLSPTINQRATFSSSEKCFHPSPALSSLINRSKRASSQLSGQELNPSALPSLPISSTSSASLPNLRSSSLPRANLPTLVPQLSPSALHPHCGSGTLPSRLGKSESSTPNHRSPVSTPSLPISLTRTEELISPCALSMSTGPENKKSKQYKTKSSYKAFAAIPTNTLLLEQKALDEPAKTESVSKDNTLEPPVEHSSDSPSRSPKTLLGSDTVKTPTTLPRAAGRETKYANLSSPSSTVSESQLTKPGVIRPVPVKSRILLKQEEEVYEPNPFSKYLEDNSDLFSEQDVTVPPKPVSLHPLYQTKLYPPAKSLLHPQTLSQADCLAPGPFSHLSFSLSDEQDESHTLLSHNACNKLSHPMAAIPEHEALDSKE
- the MLIP gene encoding muscular LMNA-interacting protein isoform X32 codes for the protein MQQSDLFKAEYVLIVDSEGEDEATSRKVEQGPPGGIGTAAVRPKSLAISSSLVSDVVRPKTQGTDLKASSHPEMLHGIAPQQKHGQLTSSSTTSEQLACKPPAFSFVSPTNPNAPPDPVHLEGASVLEEFHTRRLDVGGAVVEESATYFQTTAHSTPFSASKGTSSTLLFPHSTQLSGSNLPSSTAADPKPGLTSEVLKKTSLTSHVLSRGENPRTSSPPSSSSASLKSNSALYIPVRIVTHSLSPSPKPFTSSFHGSSSTICSQMSSSGNLSKSGVKSPVPSRLALLTAILKSNPSHQRPFSPASCPTFSLNSPASSSLTLDQKAKQTPPTPKKSLSSCSLRAGSLDQGECQVSELTQQSFHLPVFTKSTPLSQAPSLSPTKQASSSLASMNVERTPSPTLKNNTMLSLLQTSASSSVGLPPVPPSSSLSSLKSKQDGDLRGPENPRNIHTYPSTLASSALSSLSPTINQRATFSSSEKCFHPSPALSSLINRSKRASSQLSGQELNPSALPSLPISSTSSASLPNLRSSSLPRANLPTLVPQLSPSALHPHCGSGTLPSRLGKSESSTPNHRSPVSTPSLPISLTRTEELISPCALSMSTGPENKKSKQYKTKSSYKAFAAIPTNTLLLEQKTPTTLPRAAGRETKYANLSSPSSTVSESQLTKPGVIRPVPVKSRILLKQEEEVYEPNPFSKYLEDNSDLFSEQDVTVPPKPVSLHPLYQTKLYPPAKSLLHPQTLSQADCLAPGPFSHLSFSLSDEQDESHTLLSHNACNKLSHPMAAIPEHEALDSKE
- the MLIP gene encoding muscular LMNA-interacting protein isoform X14, whose product is MCSWYLGFECSVSAGGSEAKPLIFTFVPTVRRLPTHTQLTDTSKFLVKIPEESSDKSPETVNRSKSNDYLTLNAGSQQERDKATLTCPSEVSGTILQEREFEANKLQGMQQSDLFKAEYVLIVDSEGEDEATSRKVEQGPPGGIGTAAVRPKSLAISSSLVSDVVRPKTQGTDLKASSHPEMLHGIAPQQKHGQLTSSSTTSEQLACKPPAFSFVSPTNPNAPPDPVHLEGASVLEEFHTRRLDVGGAVVEESATYFQTTAHSTPFSASKGTSSTLLFPHSTQLSGSNLPSSTAADPKPGLTSEVLKKTSLTSHVLSRGENPRTSSPPSSSSASLKSNSALYIPVRIVTHSLSPSPKPFTSSFHGSSSTICSQMSSSGNLSKSGVKSPVPSRLALLTAILKSNPSHQRPFSPASCPTFSLNSPASSSLTLDQKAKQTPPTPKKSLSSCSLRAGSLDQGECQVSELTQQSFHLPVFTKSTPLSQAPSLSPTKQASSSLASMNVERTPSPTLKNNTMLSLLQTSASSSVGLPPVPPSSSLSSLKSKQDGDLRGPENPRNIHTYPSTLASSALSSLSPTINQRATFSSSEKCFHPSPALSSLINRSKRASSQLSGQELNPSALPSLPISSTSSASLPNLRSSSLPRANLPTLVPQLSPSALHPHCGSGTLPSRLGKSESSTPNHRSPVSTPSLPISLTRTEELISPCALSMSTGPENKKSKQYKTKSSYKAFAAIPTNTLLLEQKALDEPAKTESVSKDNTLEPPVELYFPAQLRQQTEELCATIDKVLQDSLSMHSSDSPSRSPKTLLGSDTVKTPTTLPRAAGRETKYANLSSPSSTVSESQLTKPGVIRPVPVKSRILLKQEEEVYEPNPFSKYLEDNSDLFSEQLSHPMAAIPEHEALDSKE
- the MLIP gene encoding muscular LMNA-interacting protein isoform X27, with the translated sequence MQQSDLFKAEYVLIVDSEGEDEATSRKVEQGPPGGIGTAAVRPKSLAISSSLVSDVVRPKTQGTDLKASSHPEMLHGIAPQQKHGQLTSSSTTSEQLACKPPAFSFVSPTNPNAPPDPVHLEGASVLEEFHTRRLDVGGAVVEESATYFQTTAHSTPFSASKGTSSTLLFPHSTQLSGSNLPSSTAADPKPGLTSEVLKKTSLTSHVLSRGENPRTSSPPSSSSASLKSNSALYIPVRIVTHSLSPSPKPFTSSFHGSSSTICSQMSSSGNLSKSGVKSPVPSRLALLTAILKSNPSHQRPFSPASCPTFSLNSPASSSLTLDQKAKQTPPTPKKSLSSCSLRAGSLDQGECQVSELTQQSFHLPVFTKSTPLSQAPSLSPTKQASSSLASMNVERTPSPTLKNNTMLSLLQTSASSSVGLPPVPPSSSLSSLKSKQDGDLRGPENPRNIHTYPSTLASSALSSLSPTINQRATFSSSEKCFHPSPALSSLINRSKRASSQLSGQELNPSALPSLPISSTSSASLPNLRSSSLPRANLPTLVPQLSPSALHPHCGSGTLPSRLGKSESSTPNHRSPVSTPSLPISLTRTEELISPCALSMSTGPENKKSKQYKTKSSYKAFAAIPTNTLLLEQKALDEPAKTESVSKDNTLEPPVEHSSDSPSRSPKTLLGSDTVKTPTTLPRAAGRETKYANLSSPSSTVSESQLTKPGVIRPVPVKSRILLKQEEEVYEPNPFSKYLEDNSDLFSEQDVTVPPKPVSLHPLYQTKLYPPAKSLLHPQTLSQADCLAPGPFSHLSFSLSDEQDESHTLLSHNACNKLSHPMAAIPEHEALDSKE